A single window of Vigna unguiculata cultivar IT97K-499-35 chromosome 1, ASM411807v1, whole genome shotgun sequence DNA harbors:
- the LOC114182811 gene encoding pentatricopeptide repeat-containing protein At3g14330-like, whose product MELVLEFSVHNQVVMFIGEADQVVNNALLGFYVDTSCLDEVLKVFEVMPQRNVVSWNTLIAGLAGQDRPSETLGAFRVMQGEGMGFSWVTLTTALPVCAQLTALHSGKDTHGFDRMHNRDLTSWNTMLAGYSINGQINEAWALFDEMIRSSIKPDGITFVVLLSGCSHSGLTSQGQRLFNAMEDYGEQPSLEHYACLVDILGRSGKLEEALNVAENIPMRPSGSIWGSLLNSCRLHGNVPLAEIVAKRLFQIEPNNPGNYVMLSNIYANAGMWEDVKRVREMMAMTRIKKDVGCSWIQIKHKIHTFVAGGSTNFRRSAEYIKIWNELSNAIKDLGYIPNTSVVLHDVNEDMKATWVCEHSERLAAVAALINTGAGMPIRITKNLRVCVDCHSWMKAVSKVTKRLIVLRDTNRFHHFQNGTCSCKDYW is encoded by the coding sequence ATGGAGTTAGTGTTGGAGTTTTCGGTTCATAACCAGGTTGTAATGTTTATTGGAGAAGCAGATCAAGTGGTGAACAACGCGCTTTTGGGGTTTTATGTGGATACTAGTTGCTTAGATGAGGTCTTAAAGGTGTTTGAGGTAATGCCTCAACGAAACGTGGTGTCTTGGAACACTTTAATTGCTGGTTTAGCTGGACAAGATAGACCATCAGAGACGCTTGGTGCTTTTAGAGTTATGCAGGGAGAAGGAATGGGGTTCAGTTGGGTTACCCTTACAACTGCTTTGCCCGTGTGTGCTCAGCTTACTGCACTTCATAGTGGGAAGGATACTCATGGATTTGACAGAATGCACAACAGGGATTTGACATCATGGAATACAATGCTGGCTGGATACTCAATCAATGGTCAAATAAATGAAGCCTGGGCTTTATTTGATGAAATGATAAGGTCTTCCATCAAACCAGATGGGATTACTTTTGTTGTCTTGCTTTCGGGTTGTAGCCATTCAGGACTCACCAGTCAGGGACAAAGACTGTTTAATGCGATGGAGGATTATGGGGAGCAACCATCTTTAGAGCATTATGCTTGTCTGGTGGACATATTGGGTAGGTCAGGGAAACTTGAGGAGGCATTAAATGTGGCAGAGAACATTCCAATGAGACCAAGTGGCAGCATTTGGGGGTCATTGCTTAACTCGTGCCGACTTCATGGAAATGTTCCTCTAGCTGAAATAGTTGCAAAGCGACTATTTCAGATTGAACCTAACAATCCTGGAAATTATGTGATGCTTTCAAATATATATGCAAATGCAGGAATGTGGGAAGATGTGAAGAGAGTTAGGGAAATGATGGCAATGACCAGAATCAAGAAAGATGTCGGGTGCAGTTGGATACAAATAAAACACAAGATTCATACATTTGTGGCTGGAGGGAGCACTAATTTTCGTCGTTCTGCTGagtatattaaaatttggaaCGAGTTGTCAAATGCTATTAAAGACTTGGGATATATACCTAACACGAGTGTTGTTCTCCATGATGTAAATGAAGATATGAAAGCAACATGGGTTTGTGAGCACAGTGAGCGTCTTGCTGCGGTAGCTGCCCTCATTAACACTGGCGCAGGAATGCCAATTAGGATTACCAAGAATCTTAGGGTATGTGTTGATTGTCATTCTTGGATGAAGGCTGTTTCAAAAGTGACAAAGAGACTAATTGTATTACGAGATACAAACCGGTTCCACCATTTTCAAAATGGCACTTGTTCTTGTAAAGATTATTGGTAA